One Mailhella massiliensis DNA segment encodes these proteins:
- a CDS encoding UDP-glucose dehydrogenase family protein produces MKISVIGSGYVGLVTAACFSDAGHDVWCMDTDEAKIARLCAGDCPIYEPGLPEIIHRNAAEGRLHFSASLAETLDGVDAAFIAVGTPEGEDGSADIRYVCNAAHSLGQMLSGDVVVVVKSTVPVGTSAEVERILAGELARRGEHFRVDVVSNPEFLKEGHAVSDFTEPDRVIVGAESKRARAVMADLYRPFLNVEEKLLFMDRASSELTKYTANAMLATRISFMNDIANLCEKVGADVDMVRAGIGRDRRIGASFLQAGCGYGGSCFPKDVKALIATAARHGRSLSVLEAVEKVNEAQKKVLFEKISRHFGGRLEGRTMAVWGLAFKPGTDDMREAPSLTLIRALLDAGCRVRVFDPVAMDKARGLLGDTVFFARDMYEAALGAEALALVTEWEEFRRPDWRMLTQNMQGRALFDGRNIYLPEETKNAGFTLYRIG; encoded by the coding sequence ATGAAGATAAGCGTGATCGGTTCCGGCTATGTGGGGCTTGTCACCGCCGCCTGTTTTTCCGATGCGGGACACGACGTGTGGTGCATGGATACGGACGAGGCCAAGATTGCCCGTCTGTGCGCGGGCGACTGCCCCATCTATGAACCCGGCCTCCCCGAAATTATCCACCGCAACGCCGCAGAAGGCAGGCTGCACTTTTCCGCCTCCCTTGCCGAAACCCTCGACGGGGTCGACGCGGCCTTCATCGCCGTGGGCACGCCCGAGGGCGAGGACGGCAGCGCGGATATCCGCTATGTCTGCAACGCCGCGCATTCCCTGGGGCAGATGCTGTCGGGCGACGTCGTGGTGGTGGTCAAGTCCACCGTGCCGGTGGGCACTTCGGCGGAGGTGGAACGCATTCTTGCCGGGGAACTCGCGCGGCGCGGCGAACATTTCCGCGTGGACGTGGTTTCCAACCCGGAATTTCTCAAGGAAGGCCATGCCGTGAGCGACTTCACGGAGCCGGACCGCGTCATCGTCGGGGCGGAAAGCAAAAGAGCCCGCGCCGTGATGGCCGACCTCTACCGCCCCTTCCTGAACGTGGAGGAAAAGCTGCTGTTCATGGACAGGGCATCCTCGGAACTGACCAAGTACACGGCCAACGCCATGCTGGCCACGCGCATTTCCTTCATGAACGACATCGCCAACCTCTGCGAGAAGGTGGGCGCCGATGTGGACATGGTGCGCGCGGGCATAGGCAGGGACAGGCGCATCGGCGCAAGCTTCCTTCAGGCGGGCTGCGGCTACGGCGGTTCCTGCTTCCCCAAGGACGTGAAGGCGCTCATTGCCACGGCCGCACGGCACGGACGCTCCCTTTCCGTGCTTGAAGCCGTGGAAAAGGTGAACGAAGCGCAGAAAAAGGTGCTCTTTGAAAAAATTTCCCGCCACTTCGGGGGACGGCTCGAAGGCAGAACCATGGCCGTATGGGGCCTTGCCTTCAAACCCGGTACCGACGACATGCGCGAGGCTCCTTCGCTCACGCTCATCCGCGCCCTTCTCGACGCGGGCTGCCGCGTGCGCGTCTTCGACCCCGTGGCCATGGACAAGGCCCGCGGGCTGCTCGGCGATACGGTGTTCTTCGCCCGCGACATGTACGAGGCCGCCCTCGGCGCGGAAGCCCTCGCCCTTGTGACGGAGTGGGAGGAATTCCGCAGGCCCGACTGGCGGATGCTTACGCAGAACATGCAGGGCCGCGCCCTTTTCGACGGGCGCAACATCTATCTGCCGGAAGAGACGAAAAACGCGGGCTTCACCCTGTACCGCATAGGCTGA
- a CDS encoding glycosyltransferase family 2 protein has translation MNSPFNQTARYELTILVPVYNEEDNMRALSARLAAYLPAAKKHSCVLFINDGSTDNSGELIREACREHEHFFFLEFSRNCGLSAAIKAGMDKALSPYVAYIDADLQTAPEELDLLTPYLDEYELVTGVRAKRKDTAFKKFQSRVANGFRRMMVKDGARDTGCPLKVMHTDMARRLPFFKGMHRFFAALVQMEGGRVKQVDVSHFPRVAGVSKFHLWNRLISPLMDCFAVRWMQKRHIDYKVKADNLAGSDTGRE, from the coding sequence ATGAACAGCCCGTTCAATCAGACCGCCCGGTATGAACTGACCATACTTGTTCCCGTCTACAACGAAGAAGACAACATGCGCGCTCTTTCCGCACGCCTCGCCGCCTACCTGCCCGCGGCGAAGAAGCACTCCTGCGTGCTGTTCATCAACGACGGCTCCACCGACAACAGCGGCGAGCTCATCCGCGAGGCGTGCAGGGAACACGAGCACTTCTTCTTCCTTGAATTTTCCCGCAACTGCGGCCTGAGCGCCGCCATCAAGGCGGGCATGGACAAGGCCCTTTCCCCGTATGTGGCCTATATCGACGCCGACCTTCAGACCGCTCCCGAGGAACTCGACCTGCTCACGCCCTATCTCGACGAATACGAACTCGTCACCGGCGTGCGCGCGAAAAGAAAGGACACGGCCTTCAAGAAATTCCAGTCCCGCGTGGCCAACGGCTTCCGCCGCATGATGGTGAAGGACGGCGCGCGCGACACCGGCTGCCCGCTCAAGGTCATGCATACCGACATGGCCCGACGCCTGCCCTTCTTCAAGGGTATGCACCGCTTCTTCGCCGCTCTGGTGCAGATGGAGGGCGGCAGGGTGAAGCAGGTGGACGTGTCGCATTTTCCGCGCGTGGCGGGCGTTTCCAAGTTCCACCTGTGGAACAGGCTCATCTCGCCCCTCATGGACTGCTTTGCCGTACGCTGGATGCAGAAACGGCATATCGACTACAAGGTGAAGGCCGACAACCTCGCCGGAAGCGACACCGGCAGAGAATGA
- a CDS encoding phosphoglycerate kinase has protein sequence MKALTMNDVDMKGKRVVMRVDVNVPIHDGVITSDKRIRAVLPTIRKALDAGAGVILLAHLGRPTEGVFEEQFSLRPVAAHMGKLLGMEVGFCADPLNGVECRPGEVVLCENVRFFKGEKKNNEELAAKYAAMGDIYVMDAFGAAHRAQASTEGALRKAAVAVAGPLMFAEMEAATKLLDNPERPLYAIIGGSKVSTKLTVLENLLKHVDGLIVGGGIANTFLEAAGCNMGSSLVEKDLIPEAKRLIEMARERNVILPLPTDVVVAPSFERASEAVTKKVSELSAEDCAFDIGEETAREYARLLADARTIVWNGPVGAFETVPFDKGSRALADILADCNAYTLVCGGDTVAAVESFGVASKMGYLSTGGGAFLEVLEGKTLPAVAALADAASK, from the coding sequence ATGAAAGCACTGACCATGAATGATGTGGACATGAAGGGCAAGCGCGTCGTCATGCGCGTGGACGTGAATGTCCCCATCCACGACGGCGTCATCACCAGCGACAAGCGCATCCGCGCCGTGCTGCCCACCATCAGGAAGGCTCTTGACGCGGGCGCGGGCGTCATCCTGCTCGCCCATCTCGGCCGCCCCACCGAAGGCGTGTTTGAAGAGCAGTTCTCTCTGCGCCCCGTGGCCGCCCACATGGGCAAGCTCCTCGGCATGGAAGTGGGCTTCTGCGCCGATCCGCTGAACGGCGTGGAATGCAGGCCCGGCGAAGTGGTGCTGTGCGAAAACGTGCGCTTCTTCAAGGGCGAGAAGAAGAACAATGAAGAACTGGCCGCCAAGTACGCCGCCATGGGCGACATCTACGTCATGGACGCCTTCGGCGCCGCCCATCGCGCCCAGGCCTCCACGGAAGGCGCGCTTCGCAAGGCCGCCGTGGCCGTGGCCGGTCCTCTGATGTTCGCGGAAATGGAAGCCGCCACCAAGCTGCTCGACAATCCCGAACGTCCTCTCTACGCCATCATCGGCGGTTCCAAGGTGTCCACCAAGCTCACCGTGCTGGAAAACCTGCTCAAGCATGTGGACGGCCTCATCGTGGGCGGCGGCATCGCCAACACCTTCCTGGAAGCCGCGGGCTGCAATATGGGTTCCTCCCTCGTGGAAAAGGACCTCATTCCCGAAGCCAAGCGCCTCATCGAAATGGCCAGGGAACGCAACGTCATTCTGCCCCTGCCCACCGATGTGGTGGTGGCTCCCAGCTTTGAACGCGCTTCCGAAGCCGTGACCAAGAAGGTGTCCGAACTCTCCGCCGAAGACTGCGCCTTCGACATCGGCGAAGAAACCGCCAGGGAATACGCCCGCCTTCTGGCCGACGCCCGCACCATCGTGTGGAACGGCCCCGTGGGCGCCTTTGAAACCGTGCCCTTCGACAAGGGCAGCCGTGCTCTGGCCGACATTCTGGCCGACTGCAACGCCTACACCCTGGTGTGCGGCGGCGATACCGTGGCTGCCGTGGAATCCTTCGGCGTTGCCTCCAAGATGGGCTACCTCTCCACCGGCGGCGGCGCGTTCCTGGAAGTGCTGGAAGGCAAGACCCTGCCCGCCGTGGCCGCCCTTGCCGACGCCGCTTCCAAGTAA
- a CDS encoding lipid-A-disaccharide synthase N-terminal domain-containing protein, which yields MKEYLLVTGVGLLAQGFFSLRMLHQWIKTEKAKKIISPSLFWVFSICGSCLLMLYGWLREDFAIILGQFLSYYIYIWNLKANGIWQKTAPWLRGIVALMPPAAALSLMAGGADMAKTLFGNPDIPLPLLLFGCAAQALFTLRFVYQWWYSRSRHVSVLPMGFWVISLTGSVLICLYGLIRLDIVLILGQALGLCAYARNIMIGIRDARADAPAREEHTEEKTARVPAKDDSLPVPDAAIRIFLYLFGVAVLLPLVYVYGTGIMEARNLISAQSMALDGDWLIPHLYTEIRLNKPPLPVWLTAPVFLLDPAPSMTALHLPVILVSALLGVFAFDLHKTLFGERKEALYAGLALSSMLLTLKLGTTNSWDIYSVVFMAGALLCLMRQGKASLVAGVLLMAASILSKGPVQLYTMLLPFLAALLLCRRPVPWKRLAVILFGGTLLGSLWYAYVYFAVPHVAAEVAKGEVAAWSTRHLASFFFYLSFPAFAGAWALPAVASLACRRLDREHWEKNKFLLLWFLFSLLFLSLVPEKKERYLMPAMVPLALLCAAMLRHWAEELKKGTLGLWEKRLVTVHLGLGTAAAVGLCLFVGWNHRAYLLWALLFALLCLAIGLFGLKRPARLVPVSCMLVLCVVLCAFRMGSARPVVQKTPPTCSLEELRSLPRVQELPCYSFDGFGPTEEWEIGKDTTLITSLDAVPETRFLLLDTDTTPPAVLEGEASPLRVVERFLVQTSRNDYITLFIVEKK from the coding sequence ATGAAAGAATACCTGCTCGTCACAGGCGTGGGACTGCTCGCTCAGGGCTTTTTTTCCCTGCGTATGCTCCATCAGTGGATAAAAACCGAAAAGGCGAAAAAAATCATATCGCCTTCCCTGTTCTGGGTATTCAGCATCTGCGGTTCCTGCCTGCTCATGCTCTACGGCTGGCTGAGGGAAGACTTCGCCATCATTCTCGGGCAGTTTCTTTCCTATTACATCTATATCTGGAACCTCAAGGCCAACGGCATCTGGCAGAAAACCGCGCCGTGGCTGCGCGGCATCGTCGCGCTCATGCCGCCTGCGGCCGCATTGAGCCTCATGGCCGGGGGCGCGGACATGGCGAAAACGCTGTTCGGCAACCCCGACATTCCCCTGCCGCTGCTTCTCTTCGGCTGCGCGGCGCAGGCGCTCTTCACCCTGCGCTTCGTGTATCAGTGGTGGTACAGCCGTTCCCGCCACGTTTCCGTACTGCCCATGGGCTTCTGGGTCATCAGCCTGACAGGTTCCGTGCTCATCTGCCTCTACGGTCTGATACGGCTCGATATCGTGCTCATTCTCGGCCAGGCCCTCGGGCTCTGCGCCTATGCGCGCAACATCATGATAGGCATACGCGACGCTCGCGCCGACGCCCCCGCACGAGAGGAACACACGGAGGAAAAAACGGCCCGGGTTCCAGCGAAAGACGATTCCCTCCCCGTTCCCGATGCGGCCATCCGCATATTCCTCTATCTTTTCGGAGTCGCCGTGCTGCTGCCCCTCGTATATGTGTACGGCACGGGCATCATGGAGGCGCGCAACCTCATTTCCGCCCAGTCCATGGCGCTCGACGGCGACTGGCTCATCCCCCACCTCTACACCGAGATACGCCTGAACAAGCCGCCCCTGCCCGTATGGCTCACGGCGCCCGTATTTCTGCTTGACCCCGCGCCTTCCATGACGGCCCTGCACCTGCCCGTGATTCTTGTTTCGGCGCTGCTCGGAGTGTTCGCCTTCGATCTGCACAAAACCCTTTTCGGAGAAAGAAAGGAAGCCCTCTACGCAGGCCTTGCCCTCTCCTCCATGCTGCTCACCCTGAAGCTCGGCACCACCAATTCCTGGGACATCTATTCCGTGGTGTTCATGGCGGGCGCGCTGCTCTGCCTCATGCGGCAGGGGAAAGCCTCGCTGGTCGCCGGGGTGCTTCTCATGGCGGCCTCCATCCTCAGCAAGGGCCCGGTGCAGCTCTACACCATGCTGCTGCCCTTCCTTGCCGCGCTTCTTCTCTGCAGAAGGCCCGTGCCGTGGAAGCGCCTTGCCGTCATTCTCTTCGGCGGCACGCTGCTCGGTTCGCTCTGGTATGCCTATGTGTACTTCGCCGTGCCCCATGTGGCTGCGGAAGTGGCCAAAGGCGAAGTGGCGGCCTGGAGCACCCGGCACCTGGCCTCCTTCTTCTTCTACCTTTCCTTCCCCGCCTTTGCCGGAGCATGGGCGCTGCCCGCCGTGGCCTCCCTTGCCTGCCGCCGCCTCGACAGGGAACACTGGGAGAAAAACAAATTCCTGCTTCTCTGGTTCCTTTTCTCCCTGCTGTTTCTTTCCCTCGTGCCGGAAAAGAAGGAACGCTACCTCATGCCCGCCATGGTGCCCCTGGCGCTGCTGTGCGCCGCCATGCTGCGGCACTGGGCGGAAGAGCTGAAAAAGGGCACGCTCGGCCTGTGGGAAAAACGGCTCGTCACCGTGCATCTCGGCCTCGGTACGGCGGCAGCCGTGGGGCTTTGCCTCTTTGTGGGATGGAACCACAGGGCCTATCTTCTCTGGGCGCTGCTCTTTGCCCTGCTCTGCCTCGCCATCGGGCTCTTCGGTCTGAAAAGACCCGCGCGCCTCGTACCCGTTTCCTGTATGCTCGTGCTGTGCGTGGTGCTCTGCGCCTTCCGCATGGGTTCCGCCCGCCCGGTGGTGCAGAAAACGCCGCCCACCTGTTCGCTGGAAGAGCTTCGCAGCCTGCCCCGCGTGCAGGAGCTGCCCTGCTATTCCTTCGACGGCTTCGGCCCTACGGAAGAATGGGAAATCGGCAAGGATACCACGCTCATCACCAGCCTCGACGCCGTGCCCGAAACGCGCTTTCTTCTGCTTGATACCGATACCACGCCGCCCGCCGTGCTGGAGGGCGAAGCCTCTCCCCTGCGCGTGGTGGAACGCTTCCTTGTGCAGACCAGCAGAAACGACTACATCACGCTGTTCATTGTGGAAAAGAAATAA
- a CDS encoding NAD-dependent epimerase/dehydratase family protein has translation MHILITGAAGFIGFSLAKRLLSEGHEITGIDEINDYYSPQLKKARLARLGLEEDAPCGVEITGGNPAFHFVKMRLEDEDGLEELFRRHHFDMAVNLAGQAGVRYSLENPRAYVQSNVLGLVNLLECCRRHPVRHLLYASSSSVYGGNEKTPFHEDDPVNTPVSVYAATKRCDELIAHVYAHLYRIPSTGLRFFTVYGPWGRPDMAPSLFARSILAGKPINVFNNGNLSRDFTYIDDIVEAVMRLMDHAPEGDVPTDIFNVGCGHPMKLMDFIRTLEHALGKEAELHMLPMQKGDVYQTFADTTKLRNLTGFRPETPLAEGIRRFASWYDSPLNPTR, from the coding sequence ATGCATATACTCATTACCGGCGCGGCGGGCTTCATCGGATTTTCTCTGGCAAAACGGCTCCTGAGCGAGGGGCATGAAATCACGGGCATCGACGAAATCAACGACTATTATTCCCCGCAGCTCAAGAAGGCCCGGCTGGCCCGGCTCGGTCTTGAGGAGGACGCCCCCTGCGGCGTGGAAATCACGGGCGGCAACCCCGCCTTCCACTTCGTAAAGATGCGCCTGGAAGACGAAGACGGCCTTGAAGAGCTGTTCCGCCGCCATCATTTCGACATGGCGGTCAACCTCGCGGGGCAGGCAGGGGTGCGCTATTCGCTGGAAAACCCGCGCGCCTATGTGCAGAGCAACGTGCTCGGTCTCGTGAATCTGCTGGAATGCTGCCGCCGCCACCCGGTGCGGCACCTGCTCTACGCCTCCTCCAGCTCCGTGTACGGCGGCAACGAAAAAACGCCCTTCCATGAAGACGACCCGGTGAATACGCCGGTTTCCGTCTACGCGGCCACCAAACGCTGCGACGAACTCATCGCCCACGTCTACGCGCACCTTTACCGCATTCCCTCCACGGGGCTGCGCTTCTTCACCGTGTACGGCCCCTGGGGCAGACCGGACATGGCCCCCTCGCTCTTTGCCAGGTCCATTCTTGCCGGAAAGCCCATCAACGTGTTCAACAACGGCAATCTCTCGCGCGATTTCACCTACATCGACGACATCGTGGAAGCGGTGATGCGCCTCATGGACCACGCGCCGGAAGGCGACGTGCCCACCGACATCTTCAACGTGGGCTGCGGGCACCCCATGAAACTTATGGACTTTATCCGCACACTGGAACATGCTCTGGGCAAAGAGGCCGAGCTCCACATGCTGCCCATGCAGAAGGGCGACGTGTACCAGACCTTCGCCGATACGACGAAGCTTCGCAATCTCACCGGGTTCCGCCCCGAAACGCCCCTTGCGGAAGGCATACGGCGCTTCGCCTCGTGGTACGATTCCCCTCTCAACCCCACGCGATGA